The Dromaius novaehollandiae isolate bDroNov1 chromosome 27, bDroNov1.hap1, whole genome shotgun sequence genome contains the following window.
ATCTCCTCTCTTAAGTATAGCTGATTTTCTAATTGATGGTGTTTCCCTGGTATAGTGGTTCGCTGTAAACATCCAAATATTGACAACGGAAGGGTGTTGAGCAGATATAGAGCTGAGTACACTTACAGAGACACCGTCATGTTTGACTGTAACCTCCGCTATACCATGAATGGCAGTGATATATCTACATGCACAGAAAATAGTCTTTGGGACCCTCCAGTGCCCATTTGTCAACGAAGTAAGTGCCATAGAATGAACTCTACTCTAACTTCTCCAGAAACTTTGCTTCAGTGAAATTCCTGCTGATTTAAGAAAGTGTTAGTTTATGAAAGTAATGGCTCCAAATCTAATTTACTGGAATTTTTGAACAATCTCTCTGTTGCACAAAAGTGACTTTCCATTTCATGTTTTCTGGCAGCACtctggaggaaaaataattttcgGGATTTATAACTTCAGGCCATACAGACTAAAGCCTTGCCCAGTCAAGCTGGTGAGGGTTTCTCAGTGGAATTCAAAGAGACCAAATTAATCTttctatatttaatatttttaaagtccaTTGACCCATGAGGACAGAGCCTCAAATAGTATGTATTATAAATTATATCTCATTATGACATAATAGTATAAATTCCTTACagtctgaaattatttttacacATTCATTTGTTTCCATTGAATTCACTCTTCAGCATTACTGAATTCAGGTAATTTCCTTATGTGGATCTCAGAGAAAGAACAATGAGCctgtgatattttcaaaattctcTCTTATGATACATTCTATTATGAACCTTACTGATTTACCACTGGAAATGTccttaatttttctattttattcctaGGCAGCTGTGATGACCCTCCTGATGTGCataatgctgttaaaaaaaacattgctgGCAATTTATTTCCTGTTAAGACTTTAATTACATACGAGTGTAAGGTGGGCCATGAGTTCAACCGTGGAGAAAACATGTGGCATATTGAATGTCTGCCGGATTTTACATGGACTGAAGTTTCACATTCTTGTGAAAGTAAGTTTATAATCCTTTGGCTTAATTATCCTTGCAGTTTGGCAAAATTATTACCAAGTAAAGAAACTTTACGTAGTCTGCTGTTACGCATATCACAGGTTTGGGGGAAAGAGGCAAGGATGAACGTGAGGAATACTGTGATTACCCAGTTAATTGTATGATTAACCTGTTTAACTAAGGGACTTCAGTGCTGTAGTTAGTTGCAGGCTAAACAGCCCAGCAGGCGTGGCAGACCATGTTTAAGTCCAAGCAGTTGCACCTAGGCTGCTTCTAGTACCCAAGTTAACATGTTTCTGGTCATTACTGTGACTCTTGAACTCCACTTCAGTTTGTTCGCTGGCCTCAGTGTTTTCTCTGCTTTACTTACCAGCTATGCTTTCTAGTCCCTTTAATCTGTGGAAAAACAGTCATTGCCATGTCAAGGGCCCTTTGCTCCATCTGAGGAAAGATTGCAATTGCAGAGGCCCTTGCAAACACCCCAACGCGCAGGAGCGTGTCAGGGACGATGACGGAGTGGATTTTGTCTGCTTTGACAGGTTTCAGCATATGGCTCTGCAGAGTTTCTGAGCAATCCTGCTGTCGGGGGAAAAGTGGGCACAGGGCCCCTTGCTGATGTCAGCAATAACAAGGCAGCTTAGATGGGACACTAAGGACAGAAAATGACTTATGGTTTACCTGGATCCCTGCGTCTCCACACCAGTAAATTTTAGAATGTCCAGAAATGGCCTCTGTCGTACAAAATGTTCATTCTTTCACGTCAAATGAATCTGCTGTCATCCAGGTATCTTTCATGTGATTTCATACTGTTGCTAATGTTTGGTATTTCTCAGGAGTTCATTGTCCAAATCCAGATGTCGAAAATGGAAAGTTCGTACATGCATGGGAATATAAAGAAAATTATGAGTATGGAGACAGCGTTCAAATTACATGTAATGATGGCTATACTTTCAAAGGTCATGACAATGAAGTTGTGCTTCGGTGCACAGCGAATGGTGCATGGGATCCTGAGATACCTGAGTGCATTCTAGGTGGGTAGAGCTGGTGAAGCATATTGACTTGGTGACTGCTTATTTTTGACTGCAAAGGCTTGGGTCACTCTGTACAGTGTAATTGCCTGCTCCTCTTAGcagaaaaatgcatgcaaaaatatatatatgaccTTAAACGATGATAATAGTAGCCAAGCAGGGTTTTGTTACACTTTCATGTATCCCCCAAACCTAGTCGTCTTCCTGGGTTAGTTGGGAAGTAATAGGCAGCAAAAGGTACAGATGGATCATTATACTGCTTGGGGATTGCTGTGGAAAAAGTAAGGGCTTTTGGCAGTGGGCTGATTCAGTGTTTAGGAAGCCAAGAAGAGTTTTGGTAGCTTTCAGGGGCGTAGAAGATGGCTAAGAAGACTCAGAGAGCTTTACTTACCTTGGATACTTCCTTGTCCTGGCCCTAGTGTTGCCTGTCAGGTTCTCGGTAATCTCATGAATCCAGTTTAGTGAGAAACCATTGGCTGCGGTCATCTGGGAAAATAATAGTGAGTGGCGCCGAGTGCCCTAAGGGGAGACATGCAGCCTGAGTAGGGTGAGATGTGCTGCCCATAAAGAGTGTTCCCTATAGCATGCACATTCAACAACAGCCTTAGGAAGGACTTTACTGTAGGAGCAGAAAGTCCTTTAAAGTTACAAAGGAAATGTTGAGACCTGTCATTTGCATTTAGATGATATTCAGCTTTTTTGTCAGGGTTCAGATGTTTTTGATAATCTTATCTTCTACATGGGAAGTAAATCCACTGGAATTCTTTCAAAACACATGAAATCCTTTATCTTCTGGTGTTTGTAGAACCTCGTTGCCCAGAACCAGTCATTGATCATGGAAGAGAGGTTTATAAGAGTAGAGATGACTACACCCGTGGGACCCAAGTGAGGATAACATGTGATTCTGGCTATATCCTCAGAGGCCAGGCCTCCATTGAGTGTCAGGCTGATAAGACCTGGGCTCCTCAACTACCATTTTGCGATGAAGGTATGTGTAACACAACATCATTGCTGAGAAGAAGTATAGTACATAATTATTTAGAAGCAGTGGTGAGTAGGCAGTCTACCTTTAGCATCTACTTCTGGGAAATGAGAAGAAGGTCGCCGGCTTATGGACTTAAACCTCTTATTTATGTATCTTCTCCTGGAGTTGTAATCCAGGTCAGAGCTGTGCAAGAGGTGAAAGTATTAAGCTGATGTAAGAGGCTACCTTGGGGCCTGATCCGGCAAGTAGCTGGGCAGCAACTTAATGTGAATTTGCATAAGTTCAAATATGAAGTTAATTCTTGTACTTCACTGATATTCAAGAACCAGTTCTGATTCTTACCTGAATATTATaatcattgtttttccttttccccctcttttcctcccccccccccccccgccaccttgTAGTCTGTGGCCCACCTCCAGAAATCATCCGTGGGCAGCACTCTGGCTTGAAAACAGAGCACTTCCCCTATGGATCCGAAGTAACATACAGATGTGCAGAGGGTTTGTCCCTCGTTGGGGAGTCCTCCATTTACTGCACGTCCAACGATGGGGTAAACCTGACGTGGAGCGGACCTGCCCCAGAGTGCAAAGGTGATTCATTTCCCCTGTACGAGGTCCCAAGTCCGGACCTATGGGCAATATTAGGTCGAAGCACAACAAGAGGGTTAATAGTGAGCAGAGCTACCTGGAGGTCCTGCTGTCTCCTGCAGTCTGCTTTGCAGGCGTGACAGCTCCAGACTGGAGGATGACCCGTATGGAAATTGGAGACTGTGGTTCTTATACCTCGAAGGTCAGAGAGTGGTCAGGAAGAGTTACCGTGCCCCACCAAATCGGATCATCTGCAATCACCACTGTCGCTGGAGTACAGCTGGCAACCAAAATTAACACAAAGGCCTCTGTTCTCTTCCCTCAGTGGTCCGCTGTCCAAAGCCAGCGATCAGCAATGGAAGGATGACGACACAAAGGCATACGTTTCCGTACGGGGTGGCTGTGCAGTTCTCTTGTGACAAAGGCTACGTGCTATATGGCAGTAACGAGAGTCGGTGCCTGGGTGACAGTGCCTGGCATCCTCCTCTGCCGACCTGTTGGCCAGGTGGGTCCAAACCTGGGGCTGATGGCCCACGACTGGCTAGAaccaggccggggggggggggggttgcttttttgCATTACTAATAGTGGAATGCACagtattttctcctcctcttcctcctccaattttattattttctggtaTGCATTTTTCTCTCAGTTCAGTGTCTTCCACCAGTGGGAGATGACCTAGTGCTTTACATGTACAAGTCATCTTATGAAGTGAATGAAACTCTAGCCTTCTCCTGCAGAAGTGACACCTATCGAAAAATAAGTTCAACAACTACCTGCTCAGCTGATGGCAAATGGATGCCATCACCCAAATGTGTAAGTACCATCATCTGCCTAGGCTTTGTCTGTATCTTGCCCCATTTGCAGCCTGGAATAGTACCGGTCTGGCATGATTAAATTGTTACAGCAGGAAGTGGATGCTCAATacataggtcttttttttttttttttttttttagaagctgCCCATTCAGCATGATATATGTCAGGAGTTGCTTGTTCAAACTAGAGAAATTCCGCAGTGTGGAATTCCTCTGGCAGAACTGAAGACAGTGCTGGAAGTACGGAAGTTGTATCTGGAGATCCAGAAACTTGAAAAGGAGCTAAACATCAGAGTAAACAGCTGAATGTTGCAAATGGTATAACAAGCAAGTCTTCTTTGATGCGTGTTGAATAATCATAGTGACTGAGAATTTTTAGTGACTTTGTAATTCATACTAATACATaagtaaccagaaaaaaaatgaaccaaTCAGTCAAGGATATTTGTCATATGAGGAGTCAGAAAGTAACTTCTTTTGGTCCATTCTGTTAGAGGTCACTGAGTTAGGTTTGTACATCACCATATACATTTCAAAGATTCACATTTAGATATGTTTATTTTACTGAGAACTGCACAATTAGAAAGGAGCCAGACCAAAAGTAAATTTTTGTCTGAGTCCCCCTATAGATAGGAACATACACTGTAGGAATCAGCAGTCCATACTCACCCCACAAGTGATGTACATATTTAACTATAATCCCATATAGCCTGTTGGCATTCTGTTCGTGTAACAGTTACATTCATTGTTGTGAACAAACATTTAATTGCCTTATTAGCTGTCACCTTAAGAGCAAGTAAAATGAAGAAATCATCAAAGCTTGTtttttatcaaaatgaaaatgccaggTTTTCTTCCCAAGCATGACAGATCTGTCTCTGGGATTCCTGACAGTGGCACTCCCTGCATTTTTGTGTGTACCCACTTGGTCCAAGAGCAGTTTTTGTAAAGAAAGAATAGGCTAAATTATTTGTTTGGTGTCTGGTAAAGGGGAAGTGTTCTGTTAACCTATATCTTGTGATCAAACACACATTTCTTCAGTGCACAATTAcaataaaaatgcaatttcagtaagagctgtgtcctgtttttaataattttgtcCTATTTGTAGTAAAGAAAGGTGTTTCAGTAATCACTGCTTGATTAGACATGGAGAACTCCTGTTTCCTGAGCCCAGAGCACTGCTGCAGCAAGCCCCCCCGGGCGTGCCATGCACTGTGTGTTCACGCAGCAGCTTGTCTCACCACCCCTCGTGGCATTTGTGGGCCCCGGGTGAGAAGGTAATGTGAATCAGCAGCACTGGTAAGTGGCCCTCTGTGTTCTTCGAGGAAAGGATGGTGTGGTGGAGCAGGTCTAGCTATAAGGTAGCTGTATTCCTCGCTGTCTGCATGGTGGGTAAAAGGCAGAGCGTGTTCCCTTCCCACGGTACATCCTTGCTGGAGGAGACTCCAGAAAGGCAGTGCCAGGAGCACCTGATGTGGAGGAGCTTTCCATGTGTGTGTGCAGCCTGCAGGTCCCCCACTGGGAAACAACGCTGGATTACAGTTAGCACAAGTTGCCCAGTCCTCTGGAAAGAGGCAGAGCATTTCCCATCGCTGTGCTAGCCATGGCCGCACCACCACATCTGGTGTGGGGCAGGAGGAACAGCATGGCTCCCGGGTGCTTCTCGTCTAGCCCATCCCCAGCTTCTTACAGCTATTTCCCTTTTCCCCGGCGTGTTGTGGTTGGCTTCTCGGCACTGCCACGCTCACTTTGAGGAGAGACCATTGCCTTCCCAGACGGCACAGTCGGTGCTACCGCTGCACTTCGGCCGGGAACGCTCCCGGCTCCACGAAGATGTTTTCCCACTGGACCTGGCAGCTCCTGGGAGCGGTGGTGCTTGTGCTGGAGCCAACTGGGAGTCTTGGTGAGTGTCGCTCCCTTACCCTTTTTCTTGGCTTCTGTGGTTCAGCTTTGCTTATTGCTCAAATATTTTATAATCAGATTAGTAAAATTTAGTGGGCAACTTTTCCTCTGACTTAAATTGTTGCTGACCTCTTTTTGTTTCTGATGTTGTGCTCTTGTAAAAACAATCCAAGCTCGGTGGCTGCTGCTATTTGTGCTTTTCTCTCCCTCAGCTCCATCTCTAGGTACTTGCAAGGAGCCACCCAAAATTCCCAATGCTTTCCAGAAGTCCTACGTGGGGGCATTGATTCCTGCTGGGACCGTTGTTAAGTACGGCTGCCTCAGAGGCTACGAGCTCATCCCAGGAGTGTCCCCAGGACAGATCACTTGCCTGCAGAACTTCACGTGGTCTGAAGTTCAGAACTTCTGCCAGAGTAAGTGCATTGGCCTCTGACTTAATTAGCTTTGCTGGAGCTGAGAATTTGTTGCCAGTGTTGGAGGATGTCCTTGTGGTCTGCAGCACAAGATGAGACTTGTGATAAGATGGAGAGAGTCATTTAATCAGACAGTTAATAGTTTCTATTATCATTTAATTAAGAGGGTCCCAGTTAACAATTTAAGTGATATCAGGAGAAGGTTGATGCTTAAGCACTGAGGCAGCCTGTAGAAATCTTGAAGGTGGCAGGCAAGTTAGTTGCCATGCATCCTGTGGGCTTGCTTCAGTTACCAGAATTAGAGATGTGCTCACTGATGACTGTAGGAAGAGGAATAAATGGCAGCTTCTGCCTGGAAGTTgtcactttctttaaaaacaggcCTTTTCAAAAACCCCTCTCATGTGCAAAAtatccccccaccaccaccaccacctctggTGTAAAGTGAATCTGCTGCCCCCAGCTGTTAGCACTatgttttacacttttttttttaattacggTGTTTCTTAGAAGTTCGTTGTCCCAATCCAAACATTACCAATGGAGTGCAGATACCTAAGCCAAGACCTGGACAAGGCACGTACGAGTATGGAGACGCTGTTTCCATTGAGTGCAATCCTGGGTATGGCATCAAAGGCAATGTCAACAGCACTGCGCTGACTCGGTGCAGGTATGATGGGAGCTGGGATGTTGCCATTCCAGTGTGTGAACCAGGTATGTTTTCAACAGAGATGCACTGTGGCTTGGTGACTGGCTAGCCCTTACTCTAAAGCATAAGGAAATCCCAGTGATATCTGCCCTTAATTTAGCTTTCTCTCTGTTATTACAGTTTGTGAGCAGCCCCAGAATATTCCTCATGGGAGACACAATAGCTGGACAAAGAAGTTTTTTATTGGGACATCGGTGATGTACGTGTGTGACAGAGGTTACAGAGTTGTTGGAGAGCCTCTTATTTATTGTAAAACTGGAGATGGGGTACCTGCAAACTGGAGTCACCCTACC
Protein-coding sequences here:
- the LOC112990345 gene encoding complement receptor type 2-like, translated to MSAFQPGKQKYHATIFRLLLAAGLVVAVQSACEPPPRFSFAELKPEYHGTDKFTAGSAVEYVCRPGYMKNVRARSVLICGKDDKWKGSDKICIPKLCSYPGEPANGRLLLGERFSFGSTANFTCEPGHRLIGDSQIQCVIKDGVVTWDREIPVCEPIPCLPPPDIANGVHSGAVGGDFSYGASVTYQCNTVRRGEMPFSLIGDASIHCTTVDNLNGVWSKPAPECKVVRCKHPNIDNGRVLSRYRAEYTYRDTVMFDCNLRYTMNGSDISTCTENSLWDPPVPICQRSSCDDPPDVHNAVKKNIAGNLFPVKTLITYECKVGHEFNRGENMWHIECLPDFTWTEVSHSCERVHCPNPDVENGKFVHAWEYKENYEYGDSVQITCNDGYTFKGHDNEVVLRCTANGAWDPEIPECILEPRCPEPVIDHGREVYKSRDDYTRGTQVRITCDSGYILRGQASIECQADKTWAPQLPFCDEVCGPPPEIIRGQHSGLKTEHFPYGSEVTYRCAEGLSLVGESSIYCTSNDGVNLTWSGPAPECKVVRCPKPAISNGRMTTQRHTFPYGVAVQFSCDKGYVLYGSNESRCLGDSAWHPPLPTCWPVQCLPPVGDDLVLYMYKSSYEVNETLAFSCRSDTYRKISSTTTCSADGKWMPSPKCKLPIQHDICQELLVQTREIPQCGIPLAELKTVLEVRKLYLEIQKLEKELNIRVNSPIPSFLQLFPFSPACCGWLLGTATLTLRRDHCLPRRHSRCYRCTSAGNAPGSTKMFSHWTWQLLGAVVLVLEPTGSLAPSLGTCKEPPKIPNAFQKSYVGALIPAGTVVKYGCLRGYELIPGVSPGQITCLQNFTWSEVQNFCQKVRCPNPNITNGVQIPKPRPGQGTYEYGDAVSIECNPGYGIKGNVNSTALTRCRYDGSWDVAIPVCEPVCEQPQNIPHGRHNSWTKKFFIGTSVMYVCDRGYRVVGEPLIYCKTGDGVPANWSHPTPECTEVQCPAPDIEHGRLKSAQNFTYQSTVTVECDAGYVPVGVTTIQCQDNGRWHPREPACVLGRCPYPPAVDHTDRNPQRDFPVGTTVTYFCRSGYTLLPEVSPKTTCLKNFTWSKIPKLCQKVHCPNPAINHGREIGIRKAEYTFGDHVEFQCDPGYVLKGTRRIQCWSDGMWRPPVPYCDMVCGPPPKINSGQHSGLKTEHFPYGSEVTYRCAEGLSLVGESSIYCTSNDGVNLTWSGPAPECKVVRCPKPAISNGRMTTQRHTFPYGVAVQFSCDKGYVLYGSNESRCLGDSAWHPPLPTCRPVLCPKPQVKNGKLIGTWDGKMWYGTNSTLTFDCLPGYHFSGDGDMALADSWTVTCLTDGNWTQLPKCKKQDAAAICEEVDDIKTAFECGVPIAELKTLLEIQKLFLEIQKLKVELENLQ